One genomic segment of Mycolicibacterium psychrotolerans includes these proteins:
- a CDS encoding DUF1003 domain-containing protein, whose protein sequence is MSDLSARQRLDTPKSSRSFAPRLDVEAVGRVSERFARFLGTGRYLAIQTIFVIVWVFLNVGAFAWQWDPYPFILLNLAFSTQAAYAAPLILLAQNRQENRDRVSLEEDRRRAEQTKADTEYLARELAALRLAVGEVATRDYLRRELEEIREMLVELRPADAAGDGESSKPDTGERRSRKSG, encoded by the coding sequence ATGAGCGACCTGTCTGCTCGGCAGCGCCTCGACACGCCCAAGAGCAGCCGCTCGTTCGCGCCGCGGCTGGACGTGGAGGCGGTCGGCCGCGTCAGCGAGCGCTTCGCGCGCTTCCTCGGCACCGGGCGCTACCTGGCGATCCAGACCATCTTCGTGATCGTTTGGGTGTTCCTCAACGTCGGCGCGTTCGCCTGGCAGTGGGACCCGTATCCGTTCATCCTGCTGAACCTGGCCTTCTCCACCCAGGCGGCCTACGCCGCACCGCTGATCCTGCTGGCGCAGAACCGGCAGGAGAACCGGGACCGGGTCTCGCTCGAAGAGGACCGCAGGCGTGCCGAGCAGACCAAGGCCGACACCGAGTACCTGGCGCGCGAACTCGCCGCGCTGCGGCTCGCGGTCGGCGAGGTGGCCACCCGCGACTACCTGCGCCGCGAGCTCGAGGAGATCCGCGAGATGCTCGTCGAGCTCCGTCCTGCCGACGCCGCGGGCGACGGCGAATCGAGCAAACCCGACACCGGTGAGCGGCGGTCCCGGAAATCCGGATGA
- a CDS encoding magnesium transporter MgtE N-terminal domain-containing protein: MASVNRVYAARLAGMVVLGPDGESIGRVRDVVISISLVRQQPRVLGLVIELLTRKRIFVPILRVTAIEPGAVTLSTGSVSLRRFSQRPGEVLVLGQVLETRVRVDDPELTELAGIDVVVVDLGIEQTRTRDWVVTKVAVRPQRRLGRRSNVHTVDWQHVQGLTPSGLAMPDQGVAQLLEQFEGQRPIEVADAIRELPAKRRYEVVNALDDERLADVLQELPEDEQVALLRQLKTERAADVLEAMDPDDAADLLGTMTPADAEQLLRRMDPEDSEDVRRLLSHSPNTAGGLMTSEPVVLAPDTTVAEALARVRDPDLTPALASLVFVVRPPTATPTGRYLGCVHLQRLLREPPAALVSGMVDKDLPSLRPEDSLGALSRYFAAYNLVCGPVVDEESHLLGAVSVDDVLDHLLPDDWREREAEPEIVTAERTT; the protein is encoded by the coding sequence ATGGCGTCGGTCAACAGGGTCTATGCGGCCCGGCTCGCGGGAATGGTGGTGCTGGGTCCCGACGGCGAATCGATCGGCCGTGTGCGCGACGTGGTGATCAGCATCAGCCTGGTCCGCCAACAACCGCGTGTCCTCGGTCTGGTCATCGAATTGCTGACGCGCAAAAGGATTTTCGTGCCGATTCTGCGCGTCACCGCGATCGAACCGGGTGCGGTCACCCTGTCCACCGGCAGTGTGTCGCTGCGCCGCTTCTCCCAACGTCCCGGCGAGGTGCTGGTGCTGGGCCAGGTGCTCGAGACCCGGGTGCGCGTCGACGACCCCGAGCTGACCGAGCTGGCCGGGATCGACGTCGTGGTGGTGGATCTGGGCATCGAGCAGACCCGCACGCGCGACTGGGTGGTGACCAAGGTCGCCGTCCGTCCACAGCGGCGGCTGGGCCGGCGCAGCAACGTCCACACCGTGGACTGGCAACACGTCCAGGGCCTCACGCCGTCGGGGCTGGCGATGCCCGATCAGGGGGTGGCTCAGCTGCTCGAGCAGTTCGAGGGCCAGCGCCCCATCGAGGTGGCCGACGCGATCCGCGAACTGCCCGCCAAGCGCCGCTACGAGGTGGTCAACGCGCTCGACGACGAACGGCTCGCCGACGTGCTGCAGGAACTGCCCGAGGACGAGCAGGTCGCGCTGCTGCGGCAGCTCAAGACCGAGCGTGCCGCCGACGTGCTCGAGGCGATGGATCCCGACGACGCGGCCGACCTGCTGGGCACGATGACCCCGGCCGACGCCGAGCAGCTCCTGCGCCGGATGGACCCGGAGGACTCCGAGGACGTGCGACGCCTGCTGAGCCACTCCCCCAACACCGCCGGCGGTCTGATGACGTCCGAGCCGGTGGTCCTGGCGCCCGACACCACGGTCGCCGAAGCCCTTGCGCGCGTGCGTGATCCGGATCTGACACCGGCGCTGGCGTCACTGGTGTTCGTGGTCCGGCCGCCGACCGCCACGCCGACGGGACGCTATCTGGGCTGCGTGCACCTGCAGCGACTGCTGCGCGAACCACCCGCCGCGCTGGTCAGCGGCATGGTCGACAAAGACCTGCCCAGCCTGCGGCCGGAGGATTCGCTGGGTGCGTTGAGCCGATACTTCGCCGCCTACAACCTGGTGTGCGGCCCGGTCGTCGACGAGGAGAGCCACCTGCTCGGCGCGGTCTCCGTCGACGACGTGCTCGACCACCTGCTGCCCGACGACTGGCGGGAGCGTGAAGCCGAACCCGAGATCGTGACCGCCGAGAGGACGACATGA
- a CDS encoding HpcH/HpaI aldolase/citrate lyase family protein → MENRYRPRRTCLSVPGSSAKMIEKAKTLPADEVFLDLEDAVAADAKAQAREQVAAALAEPGWAGQLRGVRVNDWTTPWTHTDVIDVIGRAGASIDIVVLPKVTDVSHVHALDLLLGQVEAAHGLPVGRIGIEAQIEDARGLTNIDAIAAAPRVQALVLGPADLMASLNMRTLEVGEQPEGYDVGDAYHHVLMRILIAARANGINAIDGPYLKVRDVEAFRRVAGRAAALGFDGKWVLHPDQIAAGNEIFSPRQEAYDHAELILEAYEWHTSRAGGARGAVMLGDEMIDEASRKMALVIAGKGRAAGMRRLGERFVPASG, encoded by the coding sequence GTGGAAAACCGCTATCGACCCCGTCGAACGTGCCTGTCAGTGCCGGGCAGCAGCGCGAAGATGATCGAGAAGGCGAAGACGCTGCCTGCCGACGAGGTGTTCCTCGACCTCGAGGACGCGGTGGCCGCCGACGCCAAAGCCCAAGCGCGCGAGCAGGTCGCGGCCGCGCTCGCCGAACCGGGATGGGCCGGGCAGTTGCGCGGGGTGCGCGTCAACGACTGGACCACTCCGTGGACCCACACCGATGTGATCGACGTGATCGGCCGGGCGGGGGCGTCCATCGACATCGTCGTGCTGCCCAAGGTGACCGACGTCTCACACGTGCACGCCCTGGATCTGCTGCTCGGTCAGGTGGAGGCCGCGCACGGTCTGCCGGTCGGGCGGATCGGCATCGAAGCCCAGATCGAGGACGCCCGCGGGCTGACGAACATCGACGCGATCGCCGCCGCCCCCCGCGTGCAGGCGCTGGTGCTCGGCCCGGCCGACCTGATGGCCAGCCTGAACATGCGCACCCTCGAGGTGGGGGAGCAACCGGAGGGCTACGACGTCGGCGACGCCTACCACCACGTGCTGATGCGGATCCTGATCGCCGCGCGCGCCAACGGGATCAACGCGATCGACGGACCGTATCTGAAGGTGCGCGACGTGGAGGCCTTCCGCCGGGTGGCCGGTCGGGCCGCGGCGCTGGGTTTCGACGGCAAGTGGGTGCTGCACCCCGACCAGATCGCGGCGGGCAACGAGATCTTCAGTCCCCGCCAGGAGGCCTACGACCACGCCGAGCTGATCCTGGAGGCCTACGAGTGGCACACCTCCCGGGCGGGCGGCGCCAGGGGAGCGGTGATGCTCGGCGACGAGATGATCGACGAGGCCAGCCGCAAGATGGCGCTCGTCATCGCAGGCAAAGGCCGCGCGGCCGGCATGCGCCGCTTGGGCGAGCGGTTCGTCCCAGCGAGCGGCTAG
- a CDS encoding DUF4190 domain-containing protein produces MTTSGPEQPFDDPGLPPPVYPPPYPGPPPPGYYSAYPAYTTYPGYPPRPPGTNGKAIAALATALGGLICCGLPSIVGLVLGIIAMRETRRTGQNGFGLAVAAVVISTLLIIVGVIYFALTTLLYAGNWQWAP; encoded by the coding sequence ATGACCACGAGCGGCCCCGAGCAGCCTTTCGACGATCCCGGGCTGCCGCCGCCGGTCTATCCGCCGCCGTACCCGGGCCCACCGCCGCCCGGCTACTACTCCGCGTACCCCGCCTACACCACGTATCCGGGGTATCCGCCGCGTCCGCCGGGCACCAACGGCAAGGCGATCGCGGCACTGGCGACCGCGCTGGGCGGTCTGATCTGCTGCGGACTGCCCTCGATCGTGGGCCTGGTGCTCGGCATCATCGCGATGCGCGAGACCAGGCGCACCGGCCAGAACGGCTTCGGGCTCGCCGTGGCCGCCGTGGTGATCAGCACGCTGCTGATCATCGTCGGCGTCATCTACTTCGCGCTGACGACGCTGCTGTATGCCGGCAACTGGCAGTGGGCGCCCTAG
- a CDS encoding DUF4190 domain-containing protein, protein MTSSDDDAGRNDRSDSAAGGSEQSSAGYEAPPIEQSATPPDYTPPPAYNPAPPQYSSPTEYPPPPPGYAPPYPDQNTGPAPYPGYGGPAYPPPPPYGTAPGGYPPPPMGGYPNAEYGYGAPAAPGTNTMAIASLVASIVGVCCFVGSIVGIVLGILALNQIKQTRQAGHGLAVAGIAVGAVSLVISLVWNFYALSS, encoded by the coding sequence ATGACAAGTTCGGACGACGACGCAGGCCGAAACGACCGTTCCGACTCCGCTGCCGGCGGGTCAGAGCAGTCGTCCGCGGGCTACGAGGCGCCCCCGATCGAGCAGTCTGCGACTCCCCCCGACTACACGCCGCCGCCGGCCTACAACCCGGCGCCGCCGCAGTACTCGTCGCCGACGGAGTATCCCCCGCCCCCGCCCGGGTACGCACCGCCCTACCCGGATCAGAACACCGGGCCGGCGCCCTACCCCGGCTACGGCGGTCCGGCCTATCCGCCGCCGCCGCCCTACGGGACCGCACCGGGCGGTTACCCGCCTCCGCCGATGGGCGGCTACCCGAACGCCGAGTACGGCTACGGCGCGCCCGCGGCTCCCGGCACCAACACGATGGCGATCGCGTCGCTGGTCGCGTCCATCGTCGGGGTGTGTTGCTTCGTCGGCTCGATCGTCGGGATCGTGCTCGGCATCCTGGCGCTCAACCAGATCAAGCAGACCCGTCAGGCCGGCCACGGGCTCGCGGTCGCCGGTATCGCCGTCGGCGCGGTGTCACTGGTGATCAGCCTGGTGTGGAACTTCTACGCCCTCAGTTCCTGA
- a CDS encoding general stress protein, with translation MTSPFQPGQTPGAAASGRGRPVGLPTPPKGWPIGSYPTYAEAQRAVDYLSDQQFPVEQVTIVGVDLMQVERVTGRLTWPKVLGGGVLTGAWLGLFIGLILGFFSPSPWGSLITGLIAGVFFGLITSAVPYAMARGTRDFSSTLQLVAGRYDVLCDPQGAERGRDLLARLKI, from the coding sequence ATGACCAGCCCGTTCCAGCCAGGCCAGACACCGGGCGCTGCCGCGTCGGGCCGTGGCCGTCCGGTGGGTCTGCCCACCCCGCCCAAGGGGTGGCCCATCGGGTCCTACCCGACCTACGCCGAAGCCCAGCGCGCGGTGGATTACCTTTCCGACCAGCAGTTTCCGGTCGAGCAGGTCACCATCGTCGGCGTCGACCTGATGCAGGTCGAACGGGTCACCGGCCGACTGACCTGGCCCAAGGTGCTCGGTGGCGGCGTGCTCACCGGCGCCTGGCTCGGCCTGTTCATCGGCCTGATCCTGGGGTTCTTCAGCCCGAGCCCGTGGGGGTCGCTGATCACCGGTCTGATCGCCGGTGTGTTCTTCGGCCTGATCACGTCCGCTGTGCCGTACGCGATGGCGCGCGGCACAAGGGATTTCAGCTCGACTCTGCAGCTGGTGGCCGGGCGCTACGACGTGCTGTGTGATCCGCAGGGCGCCGAGCGTGGCCGGGATCTGTTGGCCCGTCTGAAGATCTGA
- a CDS encoding suppressor of fused domain protein, with product MADVLATVRAKLLDHFARAGAMEPDEASVTFLGTDRMVILRFGATEDVAAHYVSLGCSSHPMVDPGDLMADPVRGPRAEVMVSLRGPSPVGLARSVAVVAAAPAVEGLVLEPDALIDLETPLWQGAPFTAFLLGRSDIGDVALPEPYSPVSVLSAVPITATEAAWVRLKGAPAMREAWEQDGVDVTDPRRRAASPA from the coding sequence GTGGCCGATGTCCTGGCCACGGTGCGGGCGAAGCTGCTCGACCACTTCGCCCGGGCCGGCGCGATGGAGCCCGACGAGGCCAGCGTGACCTTTCTGGGCACCGACCGGATGGTCATCCTGCGCTTCGGTGCTACCGAAGATGTTGCAGCGCACTATGTTTCGCTCGGTTGTTCGTCTCACCCGATGGTGGACCCCGGCGATCTGATGGCCGATCCCGTGCGCGGACCCCGTGCGGAGGTGATGGTGTCACTGCGCGGCCCGTCACCCGTCGGGCTCGCGCGCTCGGTGGCGGTGGTGGCCGCCGCGCCGGCGGTGGAGGGTTTGGTGCTCGAACCCGACGCGCTGATCGACCTGGAGACGCCGCTGTGGCAGGGCGCGCCGTTCACCGCGTTCCTGTTGGGCCGCAGCGACATCGGCGACGTCGCGCTGCCCGAGCCCTACTCCCCGGTGAGCGTGCTGTCAGCGGTGCCGATCACCGCGACCGAAGCCGCCTGGGTCCGGCTCAAGGGCGCGCCTGCGATGCGGGAGGCCTGGGAGCAGGACGGCGTCGACGTGACCGATCCGCGTCGACGGGCGGCCAGTCCGGCCTGA
- the corA gene encoding magnesium/cobalt transporter CorA, translated as MPSFRALPPSLMRQGGRPRPDDPDARRIHVPVARAMVDCGVYCDGNRLPGKYTHAAALEKVHAIEAEGRAAFVWIGLHEPDEHQMQAVADVFGLHELAVEDAVHAHQRPKLERYDNTLFLVLKTVKYVDHESIANMREIVETGEIMIFVGPDFVVTVRHGEHGGLAGVRKRLEASPASLKLGPYSVMHAIADSVVDTYLDVTELIETDIDAMEEDIFSPRPLTDIETIYLLKREVVEMRRAVSPLTTDLERIGTHHDDLINVEIRRYMRDVLDHTIKAADRIASFDELLSSLVQAALGKVAMQQNVDMRKISAWVAIAAVPTALAGIYGMNFDNMPELHWTWGYPAVLLVMVTVCLLLYRTFRRNHWL; from the coding sequence ATGCCGTCGTTTCGCGCGTTGCCGCCGTCGCTCATGCGTCAGGGCGGTCGGCCCCGACCGGATGATCCCGATGCCCGCCGTATCCACGTCCCGGTCGCACGGGCGATGGTCGACTGCGGCGTCTACTGCGACGGCAACCGGCTGCCCGGCAAGTACACCCACGCCGCGGCGCTGGAGAAGGTGCACGCGATCGAGGCCGAGGGCAGAGCGGCGTTCGTCTGGATCGGCCTGCACGAACCCGACGAGCACCAGATGCAGGCCGTGGCCGACGTGTTCGGTCTGCACGAGCTCGCGGTCGAGGACGCCGTGCACGCCCATCAGCGGCCCAAACTCGAGCGCTACGACAACACGCTGTTCCTGGTGCTCAAGACGGTGAAGTACGTCGACCACGAGTCGATCGCCAACATGCGCGAGATCGTCGAGACCGGCGAGATCATGATCTTCGTCGGTCCCGACTTCGTGGTGACCGTGCGCCACGGCGAGCACGGCGGACTGGCCGGGGTGCGCAAGCGGCTCGAGGCCTCGCCGGCCTCACTGAAGCTGGGGCCCTACTCGGTGATGCACGCGATCGCCGACAGCGTGGTCGACACCTACCTCGACGTGACAGAACTGATCGAGACCGACATCGACGCGATGGAGGAGGACATCTTCTCGCCGCGGCCGCTGACCGACATCGAGACCATCTATCTGCTCAAGCGGGAGGTGGTCGAGATGCGGCGCGCAGTGAGCCCGCTGACCACCGACCTGGAGCGGATCGGCACCCACCACGACGACCTGATCAACGTCGAGATCCGCCGCTACATGCGCGACGTGCTCGACCACACCATCAAGGCGGCCGATCGCATCGCCAGCTTCGACGAACTGCTCAGCTCGCTGGTGCAGGCCGCGCTCGGCAAGGTCGCCATGCAGCAGAACGTCGACATGCGCAAGATCTCGGCCTGGGTGGCGATCGCCGCGGTGCCGACCGCGCTGGCGGGCATCTACGGCATGAACTTCGACAACATGCCTGAACTGCACTGGACGTGGGGGTATCCGGCGGTGCTGCTGGTGATGGTCACCGTGTGCCTGCTGCTGTACCGCACCTTCCGGCGCAACCACTGGCTGTAG
- a CDS encoding NAD(P)-dependent malic enzyme, with protein sequence MVVEDHEIFEAHEGGKLSVGMNSPLDTQRALSIAYTPGVAKVSRAIATDKTLAARYTWAHRLVAVVSDGSAVLGLGDIGAAASLPVMEGKSALFKAFGGLDSIPIVLDTNDPDEIVETLIRLRPTFGAVNLEDISAPRCFEIERRVIEALDCPVMHDDQHGTAIVVLAALHGAATVLQRDMHTLKIVISGAGAAGIACANILLAKGVGDITVLDSKGILSSARSDLNPFKAELATRSNPRGLHGGLAEALDGADVFMGVSAGLVPEELIATMAPGGIVFAMSNPDPEIHPDVARKYAAVVATGRSDFPNQINNVLAFPGVFRGALDAGARRITEKMKVAAAEAIFSVVGDDLAVDHIVPSALDPRVGPAVAAAVAAASED encoded by the coding sequence GTGGTCGTCGAAGACCACGAGATCTTCGAAGCGCACGAGGGCGGCAAGCTCTCGGTGGGGATGAACTCACCGCTGGACACCCAGCGCGCGCTGTCGATCGCCTACACCCCGGGGGTGGCGAAGGTCAGCCGGGCGATCGCGACCGACAAGACGCTGGCGGCCCGGTACACCTGGGCGCACCGGCTGGTCGCCGTGGTCAGTGACGGAAGCGCGGTGCTCGGACTCGGTGACATCGGCGCCGCGGCCTCGCTGCCGGTGATGGAAGGCAAGAGCGCGCTGTTCAAGGCCTTCGGCGGGCTGGACTCCATCCCGATCGTGCTGGACACCAACGATCCCGACGAGATCGTCGAGACGCTGATCCGGCTGCGGCCGACCTTCGGCGCGGTGAACCTCGAAGACATCTCGGCGCCACGCTGTTTCGAGATCGAGCGCCGGGTGATCGAGGCGCTCGACTGCCCGGTCATGCACGACGATCAGCACGGCACGGCGATCGTCGTGCTCGCGGCGCTGCACGGCGCGGCCACGGTGCTGCAGCGGGACATGCACACGCTGAAGATCGTGATCTCGGGCGCCGGTGCCGCCGGAATCGCCTGCGCGAACATCCTGCTGGCCAAGGGCGTCGGTGACATCACGGTGCTCGACAGCAAGGGCATTCTCTCCTCGGCCCGCAGCGACCTCAACCCGTTCAAGGCCGAGCTGGCCACCCGGTCGAACCCGCGCGGCCTGCACGGCGGGCTGGCCGAGGCGCTCGACGGAGCCGATGTGTTCATGGGGGTGTCGGCCGGGCTGGTGCCCGAGGAGCTGATCGCCACGATGGCCCCGGGCGGCATCGTGTTCGCGATGTCCAACCCCGATCCCGAGATCCATCCCGATGTGGCGCGCAAGTACGCCGCGGTGGTCGCGACCGGACGCAGCGACTTCCCGAACCAGATCAACAACGTGCTCGCGTTCCCCGGGGTGTTCCGCGGGGCGCTCGACGCCGGCGCCCGGCGGATCACCGAGAAGATGAAGGTCGCGGCGGCCGAGGCGATCTTCTCGGTCGTCGGCGACGACCTGGCGGTCGACCACATCGTGCCGAGCGCACTGGACCCGCGCGTGGGTCCGGCGGTGGCGGCGGCGGTGGCCGCCGCGTCCGAGGACTGA
- a CDS encoding glycine betaine ABC transporter substrate-binding protein yields the protein MRRTWRLAAALTVAVLVAACGGRPAPPPVPVAATADPQAQLVAHLYASALGFYGSPAQVRTSEDPLAGLDSADATVVPGFTGRLLERFDPDAPARSDVQVYRSLLSALPEGVAAGDYTVSAEDKPAVAVTDAAAGEWGRDVSAFARRCPDVAVGAVKGAPRPSSLGTCALPRAREFVDATELFASLRAGEVDMAWTSTAAPDVPSDVVMLSDKTSLIRAENLVPLYRRNVLGESQVLALNEIAGVLDTGSLADMRRKIAEGADPGLVAGQWLDAHPLGTSN from the coding sequence CTGCGTCGGACATGGCGGCTGGCGGCCGCGCTGACCGTGGCGGTGCTCGTGGCCGCGTGCGGCGGGCGGCCTGCGCCGCCGCCGGTCCCGGTGGCGGCGACCGCCGACCCGCAGGCGCAGCTCGTCGCGCACCTCTACGCCTCCGCGCTGGGGTTCTACGGAAGTCCGGCGCAGGTCCGCACGTCGGAGGATCCGCTGGCAGGGTTGGACTCGGCGGACGCCACCGTCGTGCCGGGGTTCACGGGACGGCTGCTCGAGCGGTTCGACCCGGACGCGCCCGCCCGCTCCGACGTGCAGGTGTACCGCTCGCTGCTCTCCGCGCTGCCCGAAGGCGTGGCCGCAGGCGACTACACGGTCTCGGCTGAGGACAAGCCCGCCGTGGCGGTCACCGACGCCGCGGCCGGAGAGTGGGGTCGCGACGTGTCCGCATTCGCGCGACGCTGTCCGGACGTCGCGGTCGGCGCGGTCAAGGGCGCGCCGCGGCCGTCGTCGCTCGGCACCTGTGCACTGCCCCGCGCGCGTGAGTTCGTGGATGCAACAGAGCTTTTCGCGTCGTTGCGGGCCGGAGAGGTGGACATGGCGTGGACGTCGACGGCCGCTCCCGATGTGCCGTCGGACGTGGTGATGCTCTCGGACAAGACGTCGCTGATCCGCGCCGAGAATCTGGTTCCGCTGTATCGGCGCAACGTGCTCGGTGAGTCGCAGGTGCTCGCGCTCAACGAGATCGCCGGGGTGCTGGACACCGGGTCGCTGGCCGACATGCGGCGCAAGATCGCCGAGGGCGCCGACCCGGGCCTGGTCGCCGGGCAGTGGCTCGACGCGCATCCGCTCGGCACGAGCAACTAG
- a CDS encoding DUF732 domain-containing protein, producing the protein MTFRFPAVATLVAATVTIAAAATVSAAPAQADSTTDVFLSALDHYRLGDIDAGTATRVGEQVCPMLAEPGQNAADVAAKVADELGRPLGPATMFTGLAIQIFCPRAVTALTDGVPFSFFG; encoded by the coding sequence ATGACGTTCAGGTTCCCGGCCGTGGCGACGTTGGTGGCGGCCACCGTGACGATCGCGGCGGCGGCCACCGTGTCCGCAGCGCCCGCCCAGGCCGATTCCACCACCGATGTCTTCCTCTCGGCGCTCGACCACTACCGCCTGGGTGACATCGACGCGGGCACCGCCACCCGCGTCGGCGAGCAGGTGTGCCCGATGCTCGCCGAACCGGGACAGAACGCCGCGGACGTCGCCGCCAAGGTGGCCGACGAACTGGGCCGCCCCCTCGGGCCGGCGACGATGTTCACCGGGCTGGCGATCCAGATCTTCTGCCCGCGCGCGGTCACCGCGCTGACCGACGGGGTGCCGTTCTCCTTCTTCGGCTGA
- a CDS encoding SDR family NAD(P)-dependent oxidoreductase, whose product MQGFAGKVAVVTGAGSGIGQALAIELGRSGAHVAISDVDTEGLAATEERLKAIGAQVKADRLNVVEREEFHLYADGVAEHFGKVNQIYNNAGIAFTGDIEISHFKDMERVMDVDYWGVVNGTKAFLPHLIASGDGHVVNVSSVFGLFAVPGQAAYNSAKFAVRGFTEALRQEMALAGHPVKVSCVHPGGIKTAIARNATAAEGLDADELAKTFDKKLASTTPEKAAQIILDGVRKNKARILVGNDARMFEYVIRFVGAGYQGLFPRVVARLTPKQ is encoded by the coding sequence ATGCAGGGCTTCGCGGGAAAGGTGGCCGTCGTGACCGGCGCCGGCTCAGGCATCGGTCAGGCGCTGGCGATCGAGCTGGGCCGCTCGGGCGCCCACGTCGCCATCAGCGACGTCGACACCGAGGGGCTGGCCGCCACCGAGGAGCGGCTGAAGGCGATCGGGGCGCAGGTCAAGGCCGACCGCCTCAACGTCGTCGAGCGCGAGGAGTTCCACCTCTACGCCGACGGCGTCGCCGAGCACTTCGGCAAGGTCAACCAGATCTACAACAACGCCGGCATCGCGTTCACCGGCGACATCGAGATCAGCCATTTCAAGGACATGGAACGGGTGATGGACGTCGACTACTGGGGTGTGGTCAACGGCACGAAGGCGTTCCTTCCGCACCTGATCGCCTCCGGCGACGGACACGTCGTCAACGTCTCGAGCGTGTTCGGGCTGTTCGCTGTGCCGGGCCAGGCCGCCTACAACTCCGCGAAGTTCGCGGTGCGCGGGTTCACCGAGGCGCTGCGTCAGGAGATGGCGCTGGCCGGTCACCCGGTGAAGGTCAGCTGCGTGCATCCTGGCGGCATCAAGACCGCGATCGCCCGTAACGCCACCGCCGCCGAGGGGCTCGACGCCGACGAACTGGCCAAGACGTTCGACAAGAAGCTCGCCAGCACCACCCCGGAGAAGGCCGCCCAGATCATCCTCGACGGCGTCCGCAAGAACAAGGCCCGGATCCTGGTCGGCAACGACGCCCGGATGTTCGAGTACGTCATCCGCTTCGTCGGCGCCGGCTACCAGGGGCTGTTCCCGCGGGTCGTCGCCCGGCTGACGCCCAAGCAGTAG